In a genomic window of Anomalospiza imberbis isolate Cuckoo-Finch-1a 21T00152 chromosome 5, ASM3175350v1, whole genome shotgun sequence:
- the FAM107B gene encoding protein FAM107B yields the protein MAEPDYIDDDNPELIRPQKLINPVKSSRNHQDLHRELLMNQKRGLAPQNKPELQKVMEKRKRDQVIKQQKEEEAQKKKSDLEIELLKRQQKLEQLELEKQKIQEEQENAPEFVKVKGNLRRTVQEATEAPDS from the exons ATGGCTGAACCAGACTACATAGATGATGACAATCCTGAATTAATTAGACCTCAGAAATTAATTAATCCTGTGAAGTCATCCCGGAATCATCAAGATCTCCATAGGGAGCTGCTTATGAATCAGAAAAG GGGTCTTGCACCTCAGAACAAACCAGAGCTACAGAAGGTGATGGAGAAAAGGAAACGAGATCAAGTTattaaacaacaaaaagaagaggaagcaCAAAAGAAGAAGTCAGACCTGGAAATAGAGCTACTGAAACGGCAGCAGAAACTGGAGCAG CTGGaactggagaagcagaagatacaggaagagcaggaaaatgCGCCTGAATTCGTCAAAGTCAAGGGCAACTTGAGGAGGACGGTCCAGGAAGCAACAGAAGCACCAGACTCCTAG